A portion of the Achromobacter sp. MFA1 R4 genome contains these proteins:
- the mgtE gene encoding magnesium transporter yields MTQSAAAQKPPATPRRLDPEDAQTALAEVQERLRRQQLVEDLVHRQEEGDAKATLVEDLVHRQHEAELKTLVDGLHPADIAFILESLPKDERQAIWKLVSPEHDADVLLEVEDWVRESLIEAMDRQDLVAATESMDADELADLAPDLPPDVVAEVQKGLTEEERAQLLEAMGYPEDSVGAIMDFEMVRVREDVTLEVVLRYLRRLHELPDHTDQIFVVDRQDKLQGILPLSRLLVSEPETEVRAVMDSDFLTLNPLDSDADAAGAFERYDLVSAPVMDDQGRLIGRVTIADVVDVMREDSQEQALSRAGLQEEDIFAPVTTALRNRAPWLLFNLCTAATASFVASQFEGTVSHIVILAFLMSIVAGIGGNSGNQTMTLIIRALAMGRITGRNLWQLVKRELFVTLLVGLCGSVVAALFAWVISRSVSIALVMMAAMICNMLVGASVGVLVPMLRARFGKDPAMGSSVLLTFATDSLGFFIFLGLATIFLL; encoded by the coding sequence ATGACGCAGTCCGCCGCCGCGCAGAAACCGCCCGCGACGCCCCGCCGCCTCGACCCGGAAGACGCCCAGACCGCCCTCGCGGAAGTCCAGGAGCGCTTGCGCCGTCAGCAACTCGTCGAGGACCTGGTGCACCGCCAGGAAGAAGGCGACGCCAAGGCGACGCTCGTCGAAGACCTGGTGCATCGCCAGCACGAGGCCGAGCTCAAGACGCTGGTCGACGGCCTGCACCCGGCCGATATCGCCTTCATCCTGGAGTCGCTGCCCAAGGACGAACGCCAGGCCATCTGGAAACTGGTCAGCCCCGAGCACGACGCGGACGTCCTGCTGGAAGTCGAAGACTGGGTCCGCGAGTCGCTGATCGAGGCGATGGACCGCCAGGACCTGGTGGCCGCGACCGAAAGCATGGACGCGGACGAGCTGGCCGACCTGGCGCCCGACCTGCCCCCGGACGTGGTGGCGGAAGTCCAGAAGGGCCTGACCGAAGAAGAACGCGCGCAGTTGCTGGAAGCCATGGGCTATCCGGAAGACAGCGTGGGCGCCATCATGGACTTCGAGATGGTGCGCGTGCGCGAGGACGTCACGCTCGAGGTCGTGCTGCGCTACCTGCGCCGGCTGCACGAACTGCCCGACCACACCGACCAGATCTTCGTCGTCGACCGCCAGGACAAACTGCAAGGCATCCTGCCGCTGTCGCGCCTGCTGGTCAGCGAGCCCGAAACCGAAGTGCGCGCCGTCATGGATTCGGACTTCCTGACGCTGAACCCGCTGGATTCGGACGCCGACGCCGCCGGCGCCTTCGAACGCTATGACCTGGTGTCCGCCCCCGTGATGGACGACCAGGGCCGCCTCATCGGCCGTGTCACCATCGCCGACGTGGTGGACGTGATGCGCGAAGACTCGCAGGAGCAGGCGCTGTCGCGCGCCGGCCTGCAGGAAGAGGACATCTTCGCCCCCGTCACCACGGCGCTGCGCAACCGCGCACCGTGGCTGCTGTTCAACCTCTGTACCGCCGCCACGGCCTCGTTCGTGGCTTCGCAGTTCGAGGGCACGGTCAGCCACATCGTCATCCTGGCCTTCCTGATGTCCATCGTGGCGGGCATCGGCGGCAACTCCGGCAACCAGACCATGACGCTCATCATCCGGGCGCTGGCCATGGGCCGCATCACCGGGCGCAACCTGTGGCAGCTCGTCAAGCGCGAGCTCTTCGTCACCTTGCTGGTGGGGTTGTGCGGCAGCGTCGTCGCCGCGCTGTTCGCGTGGGTGATATCGCGATCGGTGTCCATCGCGCTGGTCATGATGGCCGCGATGATCTGCAACATGCTGGTGGGCGCCTCGGTCGGCGTGCTGGTGCCCATGTTGCGGGCGCGCTTCGGCAAGGATCCGGCGATGGGCTCGTCGGTGCTGCTCACCTTTGCCACCGATTCGCTTGGGTTTTTCATCTTCCTGGGACTGGCCACGATCTTTCTGCTGTAG
- a CDS encoding inositol monophosphatase family protein produces the protein MDTYDQPQSLASPIDLCAAIDAAVTAAHAGAAILQSYAHHRADLVIDRKARNDLVSQADREAEASIIQELKARTPKFGIVAEETGGKAQGAATWYIDPLDGTTNFLHDIPHYAVSIALIAHAGTSMSANQTLTQDTPVIGVVYDPSREELFTAVYGVGAWLNGRRISCSRTQTIEDAVLATGFPFRDFSFAAQYMPMLHDAINRARGVRRMGAAALDLAWTACGRYDGYWEMGLAPWDVAAGTLILREAGGVCSDMHKQDPWPIGGRVVAGNPAIERALHEMIAPHLAKPG, from the coding sequence ATGGATACCTACGATCAGCCCCAATCGCTGGCTTCGCCCATTGACCTGTGCGCCGCGATCGACGCGGCCGTCACCGCCGCGCATGCGGGTGCAGCCATCCTGCAATCCTACGCGCACCACCGCGCAGATCTCGTGATCGACCGCAAGGCGCGCAACGATCTCGTGTCCCAGGCGGACCGCGAGGCGGAAGCCTCGATCATCCAGGAACTGAAGGCCCGTACGCCCAAGTTCGGCATCGTCGCCGAAGAAACGGGCGGCAAGGCGCAAGGCGCGGCCACCTGGTACATCGACCCGCTGGACGGCACCACCAATTTCCTGCACGACATCCCGCATTACGCTGTCTCGATCGCCCTGATCGCGCACGCGGGCACGTCGATGTCCGCTAACCAGACGCTGACGCAAGACACGCCCGTCATCGGCGTGGTCTACGACCCCAGCCGCGAAGAACTGTTCACCGCGGTCTACGGCGTGGGCGCCTGGCTGAACGGCCGCCGCATCTCGTGCTCGCGCACGCAGACGATCGAAGACGCCGTGCTGGCCACCGGCTTTCCGTTCCGCGATTTCTCCTTCGCCGCCCAATACATGCCCATGCTGCACGACGCGATCAATCGCGCGCGCGGCGTGCGCCGCATGGGCGCGGCCGCGCTGGACCTGGCCTGGACGGCTTGCGGCCGCTACGACGGCTACTGGGAAATGGGACTGGCGCCCTGGGACGTGGCCGCGGGCACCCTGATCCTGCGCGAGGCGGGCGGCGTGTGCTCGGACATGCACAAGCAAGATCCCTGGCCGATCGGCGGGCGCGTCGTGGCGGGCAATCCCGCCATCGAGCGCGCACTGCACGAGATGATCGCGCCGCACCTGGCCAAGCCAGGCTGA
- a CDS encoding YeiH family protein, translated as MNTSTTSAVPLPASPAAPASAAPSPSVTPWRDKLNGVLFVGLMAGAVMQLADLPFIRQLGFSPLVVGIVCGMLYGNFLRGTMPADWGVGVNFTARRLLRIAVAFYGLNISIQQIAAVGLPGLAVSVAVVLGTLLIGTVVGQRLLGLDRDTAMLTAAGSAICGAAAVLAFEPTLRAAPHKSAVAVATVVLFGTLSMFLYPIFYHAGWLNFDTQALGIYIGGTIHEVAQVVGAASNIDPATTEVATIVKMTRVALLVPVLLVLGMYLRSAATQAGGHGKGAKLPIPWFAVGFLVLAIINSLNIIPADVVTAIRRLDVFALTMAMTALGIETRFAQIRKAGPRVMALGLILYVWLLVGGYGIVKLAS; from the coding sequence ATGAACACCTCCACCACGTCCGCCGTCCCCCTCCCCGCCAGCCCGGCCGCCCCGGCCTCCGCTGCGCCCTCCCCCTCGGTCACGCCCTGGCGCGACAAGCTCAACGGCGTGCTGTTCGTGGGCTTGATGGCGGGCGCGGTGATGCAGCTTGCGGATCTGCCTTTCATCCGCCAGTTGGGTTTTTCGCCGCTCGTCGTGGGCATCGTCTGCGGCATGCTGTACGGGAATTTCCTGCGCGGCACCATGCCGGCCGACTGGGGCGTGGGCGTCAATTTCACGGCGCGCCGCCTGCTGCGGATCGCGGTCGCGTTCTATGGCCTGAACATCAGCATCCAGCAGATCGCGGCCGTGGGCCTGCCCGGCCTGGCGGTGTCGGTGGCGGTGGTGCTGGGGACCCTGCTGATCGGCACGGTGGTCGGCCAGCGCCTGCTGGGCCTGGACCGCGACACGGCCATGCTGACCGCCGCCGGCAGCGCGATCTGCGGCGCGGCCGCCGTGCTGGCGTTCGAACCCACGCTGCGCGCCGCGCCCCACAAGAGCGCCGTGGCCGTGGCGACCGTCGTGCTGTTCGGCACGCTGTCCATGTTCCTGTATCCGATCTTCTACCATGCGGGCTGGCTGAATTTCGACACCCAGGCGCTGGGCATCTATATTGGCGGCACCATCCACGAGGTGGCGCAGGTCGTGGGCGCGGCCAGCAACATCGACCCCGCAACCACCGAGGTCGCCACCATCGTCAAGATGACGCGCGTGGCCCTGCTCGTGCCCGTGCTGCTGGTGCTGGGCATGTACCTGCGCAGCGCCGCCACTCAGGCGGGCGGCCACGGCAAGGGCGCCAAGCTCCCCATTCCCTGGTTCGCGGTCGGGTTCCTGGTGCTGGCCATCATCAACTCGCTGAATATCATTCCGGCCGATGTCGTCACGGCCATCCGCCGGCTCGACGTCTTCGCCCTGACCATGGCCATGACCGCGCTGGGCATCGAGACGCGCTTCGCCCAGATCCGCAAAGCCGGGCCGCGGGTGATGGCTCTGGGACTGATCCTCTACGTCTGGCTGTTGGTTGGCGGCTACGGGATCGTGAAGCTGGCAAGCTGA
- a CDS encoding Lrp/AsnC family transcriptional regulator, which produces MDQTDLKILALLQKDATCSVAEVAEQVNLSVTPCWRRIQKLKDDGVIARNAILLDPRALGLNLTVFVSIRTSQHNEKWTQSLINAVMALPNVVEFHRMAGDVDYLLKVVVEDMAAYDRFYRRLIGAVDLLDVSASFSMEVIKSTTELPLGAG; this is translated from the coding sequence ATGGACCAGACGGACCTCAAGATACTGGCGCTGCTGCAGAAGGACGCCACCTGTTCGGTCGCCGAAGTCGCCGAACAGGTGAACCTTTCCGTGACGCCCTGCTGGCGCCGCATCCAGAAGCTCAAGGACGACGGCGTCATCGCACGCAACGCCATCCTGCTGGATCCGCGCGCGCTCGGGCTGAACCTGACGGTGTTCGTGTCCATCCGCACCAGCCAGCACAACGAGAAATGGACCCAGAGCCTGATCAACGCCGTCATGGCCTTGCCCAATGTGGTGGAGTTCCACCGCATGGCCGGCGACGTCGACTATCTGTTGAAAGTCGTGGTCGAGGACATGGCGGCCTATGACCGCTTCTATCGCCGGCTGATCGGCGCGGTGGACCTGCTGGACGTCAGCGCCAGTTTCTCGATGGAAGTCATCAAAAGCACCACGGAACTGCCGCTGGGCGCGGGGTAG
- a CDS encoding M20 aminoacylase family protein, with translation MKLLEPIVAWHQDISKIRRDIHAHPELAFEEFRTADVVAAKLQEWGIEIDRGLGGTGVVGIIRGNQPGDRAVGLRADMDALPMQEANSFEHASKHDGKMHACGHDGHTAMLLAAAQYLAQHRDFAGTVYVIFQPAEEGGGGAKRMIDDGLFTRFPMEAVFGMHNWPGMKSGQFGLTPGPIMASSNEFSIVIKGKGTHAGMPNLGIDPVMAAVQMAQSLQTIITRNRNPLDAAVLSITQIHAGSADNVVPNHAELRGTVRTFTLDVLDLIERRMEEIARHTCAAMDCEVEFKFQRNYPPTINHADEAAFCAEVLRDIVGEDNVNANVQPTMGAEDFAFMLQELPGCYVWIGNGTGEHRDSGHGLGPCMLHNGSYDFNDDLLPLGGTYWVQLALKRLAKP, from the coding sequence ATGAAACTCCTTGAACCCATCGTTGCCTGGCACCAGGATATTTCCAAGATCCGACGCGACATCCACGCGCATCCCGAACTGGCCTTCGAAGAGTTCCGCACCGCCGACGTGGTCGCGGCCAAGCTCCAGGAATGGGGCATCGAAATCGATCGCGGATTGGGCGGCACGGGCGTCGTGGGCATCATCCGGGGCAACCAGCCCGGCGACCGCGCCGTGGGCCTGCGCGCGGACATGGACGCGCTGCCCATGCAGGAGGCCAACAGCTTCGAGCACGCCAGCAAGCATGACGGCAAAATGCACGCCTGCGGCCACGACGGCCACACCGCGATGCTGCTGGCCGCGGCGCAGTATCTGGCCCAGCACCGGGACTTCGCGGGCACCGTGTACGTGATCTTCCAGCCCGCCGAGGAAGGCGGCGGCGGCGCCAAGCGCATGATTGACGACGGCCTGTTCACGCGCTTCCCGATGGAAGCGGTGTTCGGCATGCACAACTGGCCCGGCATGAAGTCCGGCCAGTTCGGCCTGACGCCCGGCCCCATCATGGCGTCCAGCAACGAATTCTCGATCGTCATCAAGGGCAAGGGCACGCACGCCGGCATGCCCAACCTGGGCATCGACCCGGTCATGGCGGCGGTGCAGATGGCCCAATCGCTGCAGACCATCATCACGCGCAACCGCAACCCGCTCGACGCGGCCGTGCTCAGCATCACCCAGATCCACGCGGGCAGCGCCGACAATGTGGTGCCCAACCACGCGGAACTGCGCGGCACCGTGCGCACCTTCACGCTGGATGTGCTGGACCTGATCGAACGCCGTATGGAAGAAATCGCGCGCCACACCTGCGCGGCGATGGACTGCGAAGTGGAATTCAAGTTCCAGCGCAACTACCCGCCCACCATCAACCATGCGGACGAAGCGGCATTCTGCGCCGAGGTATTGCGCGACATCGTCGGCGAAGACAACGTCAACGCCAACGTGCAGCCGACCATGGGCGCCGAAGACTTCGCCTTCATGCTGCAGGAGCTGCCGGGCTGCTACGTCTGGATCGGCAACGGCACCGGCGAACACCGCGACAGCGGCCATGGCCTGGGCCCCTGCATGCTGCACAACGGCAGCTACGACTTCAACGACGATCTGCTGCCCCTGGGCGGCACCTACTGGGTGCAACTGGCGCTCAAGCGGCTGGCCAAGCCCTGA
- a CDS encoding AMP-binding protein, translating into MTRPWLAHYPQGVPAEISTEDYSSLTDLLDRACKRYAARIACTAMGSDITYGQLDAHARAFAGWLQSLGLDKGARVALMMPNVPAYLVCMLGSLRAGMTVVNVNPLYTADELQRQVLDSGASVLVILENFAHTLQQVSNRGPLKHIVVTGPGDLLGGLKAPLVNLVARYIKKIVPPWQIDGARALPKLLHEGANLPFNPPAISMDDVAVLQYTGGTTGVPKGAMLSHRNLVANVLQTEAVAQPVLHDLGDKQLTIISALPLYHVFAMTVCGLYAMHAGMRNVLIINPRDQPSLINAWRKTPVNIFPGVNTLFNALAHNEDFARLDFSGLRLTLGGGMAVQQQVAERWLKITGRPLIEGYGLSETSPVATVNPTNATAYSGSIGLPLPSTDVAILDDAGVEVPLGERGEVGIRGPQVMLGYWQKPDETRDSMTADGFFRTGDIGIMDEQGYTRIVDRKKDMIAVSGFKVYPNEVEAAVAQHPGVLECAAIGVPDEHSGEAVKVFVVKQDPSLTEAQVQEWCKEKLTGYKRPRFVEFRDELPKSNVGKILRRELRPGAQAAPSDKTSAKTSA; encoded by the coding sequence ATGACGCGTCCGTGGCTTGCGCATTATCCCCAAGGCGTTCCGGCGGAGATCTCCACCGAGGATTATTCCTCGCTGACCGACTTGCTGGACCGGGCCTGCAAGCGGTATGCGGCGCGCATCGCGTGCACCGCGATGGGCAGCGATATCACCTATGGCCAGCTCGATGCCCATGCGCGCGCGTTTGCGGGCTGGCTGCAAAGCCTGGGCCTGGACAAAGGCGCGCGGGTGGCGCTGATGATGCCCAACGTGCCGGCCTATCTGGTGTGCATGCTGGGTTCGCTGCGAGCGGGCATGACGGTCGTGAACGTCAATCCGCTCTATACCGCCGACGAGCTGCAGCGGCAGGTTCTGGACAGCGGCGCGTCGGTCCTCGTCATCCTGGAGAACTTCGCGCACACGCTGCAGCAGGTCTCCAACCGCGGCCCGCTGAAGCATATCGTCGTGACCGGGCCGGGCGACCTGCTCGGCGGCCTGAAGGCGCCGCTGGTCAACCTGGTGGCGCGCTACATCAAGAAGATCGTTCCGCCGTGGCAGATCGACGGCGCCCGGGCGCTGCCCAAGCTGCTGCACGAAGGCGCGAACCTGCCGTTCAACCCGCCGGCCATCTCGATGGACGACGTGGCGGTGCTGCAATACACGGGCGGGACCACTGGCGTGCCGAAGGGCGCCATGCTGTCGCACCGCAACCTGGTGGCCAACGTGCTGCAGACCGAAGCGGTCGCGCAGCCGGTCCTCCACGACCTGGGTGACAAGCAGCTCACCATCATCAGCGCGCTGCCGCTCTATCACGTGTTCGCCATGACGGTCTGCGGCCTGTATGCCATGCACGCCGGGATGCGCAACGTGCTCATCATCAACCCGCGCGACCAGCCGTCGCTGATCAATGCGTGGCGCAAGACGCCGGTCAACATATTTCCGGGCGTCAACACGCTGTTCAACGCGCTGGCGCACAACGAGGACTTTGCCCGTCTGGACTTTTCCGGGCTGCGGCTGACGCTCGGGGGCGGGATGGCCGTGCAGCAGCAGGTGGCCGAACGCTGGCTGAAGATCACCGGGCGGCCCCTGATCGAAGGGTATGGTTTGTCCGAAACGTCGCCGGTCGCGACCGTGAATCCCACCAACGCGACGGCGTATTCCGGCTCGATCGGGCTGCCCCTGCCGTCGACCGACGTGGCGATCCTGGACGATGCCGGCGTTGAGGTGCCGCTGGGCGAGCGCGGCGAGGTCGGCATCCGGGGGCCGCAGGTCATGCTGGGGTATTGGCAGAAGCCCGACGAGACGCGCGACTCGATGACCGCCGACGGGTTCTTCCGCACCGGCGATATCGGCATCATGGACGAGCAGGGCTACACGCGCATCGTGGACCGTAAGAAGGACATGATCGCCGTGTCCGGCTTCAAGGTCTATCCGAACGAGGTCGAAGCGGCGGTGGCGCAGCATCCCGGCGTGCTGGAATGTGCGGCGATCGGTGTGCCGGATGAGCACTCCGGCGAAGCGGTCAAGGTGTTCGTCGTGAAGCAGGACCCGTCGCTGACCGAGGCGCAGGTGCAGGAGTGGTGCAAGGAGAAGCTGACCGGCTACAAGCGTCCGCGCTTCGTGGAGTTCCGCGATGAATTGCCCAAGAGCAATGTGGGCAAGATCCTGCGCCGGGAATTGCGGCCCGGCGCCCAGGCCGCCCCTTCCGACAAGACCTCCGCCAAGACGTCCGCCTAG
- a CDS encoding acyl-CoA thioesterase: protein MTSSTKTPFTTLPAHRDAVLRVMPMPADANIHGDVFGGWIMSQVDIAGSIPAARRAAGRVATVAVNAFQFKEPVFVGDLLSFYAAIVKTGTTSITVSVEVYAERQRLDAEVVKVTEATLTYVATDEARRSRPLPTL from the coding sequence ATGACCTCCAGCACCAAAACCCCGTTCACGACTCTGCCTGCCCATCGCGACGCGGTGTTGCGCGTCATGCCGATGCCGGCCGACGCGAACATCCACGGGGACGTTTTTGGCGGCTGGATCATGTCCCAGGTGGACATCGCCGGATCCATCCCCGCTGCCCGCCGCGCGGCTGGCCGCGTGGCCACCGTGGCAGTCAATGCCTTCCAGTTCAAAGAGCCCGTGTTCGTGGGCGACCTGCTCAGTTTCTACGCCGCCATCGTCAAGACAGGCACCACGTCGATCACGGTGTCCGTCGAGGTCTACGCGGAACGCCAGCGGCTGGACGCCGAAGTCGTCAAGGTCACCGAAGCCACGCTGACCTACGTCGCCACCGACGAAGCGCGGCGCAGCCGCCCTCTCCCCACTCTTTGA
- a CDS encoding LysR family transcriptional regulator, whose translation MTPDQLLTFAAVADTGNISRTAQALHLSQPAVSGQLRALQEWFGEPLYRRSGHGIALTEAGERLAEQARQLRQVYRQAQAVRESWRGLETGALRLGASTTPASYLLPRLVADFRQAYPAVSLHLSDGNTREIVNRLPALDMAFIEGDVPAGLPADTAVHAWRQDEVVAVVRADHPLAGGGGATLRDLAASPLVMREPGSGVRRLVERAFADAGLAPSVGLELAGVEGVKQAVRAGLGVGFVSVMSMRHEDGALAALRLSPRPLTRTLSILVPHADAAARAAERFLAMCLAVGGQDGG comes from the coding sequence ATGACGCCGGATCAACTCCTCACCTTCGCCGCAGTCGCCGACACCGGCAACATCAGCCGCACCGCACAGGCGCTGCATCTGTCGCAGCCGGCGGTCTCGGGCCAGCTACGCGCCTTGCAGGAATGGTTCGGCGAACCGCTGTACCGCCGCAGCGGGCACGGCATCGCGCTGACCGAGGCGGGTGAACGCCTGGCCGAGCAGGCGCGGCAACTGCGCCAGGTATACCGGCAGGCGCAGGCCGTGCGGGAATCCTGGCGTGGCCTGGAAACCGGTGCGCTGCGCCTGGGGGCCAGCACCACGCCCGCCAGCTATCTGCTGCCGCGGCTGGTGGCGGATTTTCGCCAGGCCTACCCCGCCGTAAGCCTGCACCTGTCGGACGGCAATACGCGCGAGATCGTGAATCGCCTGCCCGCGCTGGACATGGCGTTCATCGAAGGGGACGTTCCCGCCGGATTGCCCGCCGACACCGCGGTGCATGCGTGGCGGCAAGACGAAGTGGTGGCGGTCGTTCGGGCGGACCATCCCCTGGCGGGCGGCGGGGGCGCGACGCTGCGGGACCTGGCGGCGTCGCCGCTGGTCATGCGCGAACCCGGTTCCGGCGTGCGCAGGCTGGTCGAGCGGGCGTTCGCCGACGCCGGGCTTGCGCCGTCAGTCGGCCTGGAGCTGGCCGGGGTGGAAGGCGTGAAGCAGGCGGTGCGCGCCGGATTGGGCGTGGGCTTTGTGTCGGTGATGTCGATGCGCCACGAAGACGGGGCACTGGCGGCGCTGCGGCTGTCGCCCAGGCCGCTTACGCGGACGCTGAGCATCCTGGTGCCGCACGCCGATGCCGCCGCCCGCGCCGCCGAACGCTTCCTGGCGATGTGCCTGGCGGTCGGCGGGCAGGACGGCGGGTAG
- a CDS encoding SDR family oxidoreductase produces MDLGIGGKKALVFGGSRGMGRACALQLAREGVAVTIAARNPQTLEQAAAEISRETGIGVGWVSADLTQPQGRDAAIAACPHPDILINNADGPLPGDFRDWSREDWIAALDAMMLGPIDMIRRVVDGMVERRFGRIVNIVSRSVKAPHAELGLSNGARSGLIGFVGGLARQTVRHNVTINNLLPGAFATDAQTRHIQGMVQPGGKTFEQLWDERARSNPAGRYGQPEELGALCAYVCSAHAGYMTAQNLLIDGGGYPGTY; encoded by the coding sequence ATGGATCTGGGGATCGGCGGCAAGAAGGCACTGGTGTTTGGCGGCAGCCGCGGCATGGGCCGCGCGTGCGCGCTGCAGCTTGCGCGGGAGGGCGTGGCCGTGACCATCGCGGCCCGCAACCCGCAAACGCTGGAGCAGGCCGCCGCCGAGATATCGCGCGAAACCGGCATCGGGGTGGGGTGGGTGTCGGCCGACCTGACCCAGCCGCAGGGGCGCGACGCCGCCATCGCCGCCTGTCCGCATCCCGACATCCTGATCAACAATGCCGACGGGCCGCTGCCCGGGGATTTTCGCGACTGGTCGCGCGAGGACTGGATCGCGGCGCTGGACGCCATGATGCTGGGCCCGATCGACATGATCCGCCGCGTGGTGGATGGCATGGTCGAGCGGCGGTTCGGCCGTATCGTCAATATCGTGTCGCGCAGCGTGAAGGCGCCGCATGCCGAGCTGGGGCTGTCCAACGGCGCGCGCTCGGGCCTGATCGGCTTCGTGGGCGGACTGGCGCGCCAGACCGTGCGCCACAACGTCACCATCAACAATCTGCTGCCCGGCGCCTTTGCGACCGATGCGCAGACTCGCCACATCCAGGGCATGGTGCAGCCGGGCGGCAAGACGTTCGAGCAGCTGTGGGACGAGCGGGCGCGCAGCAATCCCGCCGGCCGCTATGGCCAGCCCGAAGAGCTGGGCGCCCTGTGCGCCTACGTCTGTTCCGCGCACGCGGGCTACATGACGGCGCAGAATCTGCTGATCGACGGGGGCGGCTACCCCGGGACCTATTGA
- a CDS encoding gamma-glutamylcyclotransferase, with the protein MSLAVPAGCGGLEKSRRAASVDDLLAGWNGVDDLWVFAYGSLIWHPGFAWRERRLATVRGYHRSLCLWSHDHRGSPDNPGLVFGLDRGGCCRGVAFQIAACDVPEVFQALWRREMVTGAYCPRWLTCHTEAAPVRGLVFLLNRACREYAADLCDDRLLASVRNAVGHSGPCLDYVVETARALRAHGIDDWRLGDLVRKLGHAF; encoded by the coding sequence ATGTCGTTGGCAGTGCCCGCCGGCTGCGGCGGATTGGAAAAATCGCGGCGAGCGGCGTCGGTGGATGATCTGCTGGCCGGCTGGAATGGCGTCGATGACCTGTGGGTGTTCGCCTACGGTTCCCTGATCTGGCATCCCGGATTTGCGTGGCGCGAGCGGCGGCTGGCCACCGTGCGGGGCTATCACCGGTCCCTGTGCCTGTGGTCGCATGACCATCGCGGGTCGCCGGACAATCCTGGCCTGGTGTTCGGGCTGGACCGCGGCGGCTGCTGCCGCGGGGTTGCCTTCCAGATCGCGGCCTGCGATGTGCCCGAGGTCTTCCAGGCGTTGTGGCGCCGGGAGATGGTCACGGGCGCCTACTGTCCGCGCTGGCTGACCTGCCACACCGAGGCCGCGCCGGTGCGCGGGCTGGTGTTCCTGTTGAACCGGGCCTGCCGCGAGTATGCGGCCGATCTCTGCGATGACCGCCTGCTGGCGTCGGTGCGCAATGCGGTCGGGCATTCCGGCCCGTGCCTGGACTATGTGGTGGAAACGGCGCGCGCGTTGCGCGCGCATGGCATCGACGATTGGCGGCTGGGAGACCTGGTCCGCAAGCTGGGCCACGCGTTCTGA